The following is a genomic window from Ethanoligenens harbinense YUAN-3.
AGGTGTAGACTGTTTTTCCAACAGGCTCATCGCGTGTATCAAATGTGGTTCTGCCTGATCTGGATGCAGGACCAAAGGAAAGGCGAAACAGTCCCCTTCCACTAAAAAATCGGTGAAATGGAGCGGGGCATCGCCCGCCTGTAGCAGAAAATTTGTCTCGGGACGAAGGAACAGGATGTTCCCGGCACGGATATTCTGCCGGTCCTGCTGGTACTGCCGCTTTGCCAGCATGCCCAGGCCGTCATGGATGTGCAGTATATGGAACAGGTGGTTTTTTGTCTCTGCCAATGAGGCATAATGAAATACGGTGGACTGTGTGTTTCCCCACAGAAGGTAGCGGGGCGGATTCTTTTTTTCAGATGGCATGGTTTAATTCCCTTGATGCTTAAATTAGCTAAAAAATTGTGTTTAGCTTACATACATCGGCGATTCAGCGCTGGAGTACCATGAGGCTGCTAAAAAATGTGAAATGTCAAAATACACATAATTTTTAAACTCTTTAAGTAAATAGTACTGCAAAAACATAAAAAAAGTCAAGATAGTGTCAGAAAATCAAGATAAACTGATGACAGATGTTTGTTAAATATATATAATTTAGTTGTAGAGATTAAGGTAAACAAAGTGCATGTTTAAAAAATAATTACTTAAAAATAACTCCAATATTCTATTGCGGCACTTTGTTTTAGCAAGCCTTAACGAATTCATATTTTATTTGCTGCGTATTAGGAGGCAGAACAGATGAAAAAGTTTTTGAGTTTGATGCTAGTTGGCGCTATGGCTGTGTCGCTGGCAGCCTGCAACAACAACGGCAGCGCCGGTGGATCGTCGTCTCTTCCCACGATTGATTCCATCAAACTGGGGAGTGACTACAAGGACATCAAAGCGAGCCTGGTCTTCCATACCAACCGTACCGATCTTCAGAGCACCGTGTTTCCAGAGTATGTCAAGAAATTCGAAAAACTGTATCCTGGCATTACGGTTAAGTACGTCGGCGACACGAACTATGCACAGAACATGACGACAGAACTGACGACAAAAAACTGGGGCGATATCTGCATGATCCCTACGACCGTGAAAAAGACCCAGCTTGCTCAACTGTTTGTGCCGTTTGGCAAAGAAACGACCATTGCTAAAACGTATAACTATCTGGATAACTTCTCTTACCAAGGCACTGTGTACGGCGTTCCTTCCCTCAGCAACGTGCAGGGCGTCGTGTACAATAAAGCGGTCTTCCAGAAAGCGGGCATCACCTCGCTGCCCAAAACGCCGGATGACTTCATTGCGGATCTGCAGCTGATTAAAGATAAAACAAGCGCGACTCCGCTGTATACCAACTTCTCGGCCGGCTGGACCATGGGCGCATGGGACGCATACATTTCCGGCACGGCAACGGGCAGCGCGGACTTTATGAACAACACCCTGGTTCACAGCAAGAACCCGTTCTCCAAACCTTCCAATGGAAGCGAGACCGGCCCGTACTATGTTTACAAAATCCTGTATGATGCCGTCAACAAGAAGCTGACGGAAGCCGACCCGACCACGACCGACTGGGAAGGCAGCAAGACCAAGATAAACAATGGCGATATCGGTGTGATGGTGCTGGGCTCTTGGGCTGTTCCGCAGATGCAGCAGGCGGGTTCTCATTCTGCCGACATCGGTTACATGCCTTTCCCGATCACGGTGAATGGCAAACAGTATGCGACTGCGGGTCCTGACTACAACTACGGCATCAACAAAAACGCTTCCAAAAACAATCAGATCGCTTCCATGCTGTATGTCAAATGGCTGATTGAAGATTCCAACTTTGATACGGATCAGGGCGGCCTCCCCACTGTGAAAACGCATGCGCTTCCCTCGGTTCTCGCCAACTTCAAAGACGTGACCATGGTCACAGACAATCCTGCACCGAAGGGCGAAGAGGATCTGCTTTCCAAAATCAATACCGAGTCCGAGCTGGCTCTGAACTCTGATAACAACCACGTGATGTCGATCGTGGAAGCGGCGGAAAAAGGAACCCCGACCTTTGATTCCATTATGAACGGTTGGAACCAGAAATGGACTGCCGCACAACAAGAATATGGGGCGTTGAAATAATGCGAGAAGCATCTATTTGACTGCGCTTTTGCGGAATGGCTTTAATTGGCCGTTCCGCATTCATTAAGGAGGAGGAATTTATGACAAGTGCAAGAAATCATGAATTGAAAAAACCAACTACATTCAGACAATGGATAGGCAGCATGCGCGGGCAGCAAATGGTTGTCATCATAGCCTTTATGGCAGCGCCGCTCTTTTTGCTGGTCCTATTCACCTACCTGCCATTCGCCAATATGATCCAATATAGCTTTTTCGACATGGATTATCTTTCTCCGGGCACATTTATTGGGTTACACAATTATATTGAGGTGTTTACACGGTCGGATATTTTTTCTTCTCTGGGTCTCATGTTCTACTACATGGCGGGTGCTTTCATCCAGTTGGCTTTGGCTCTTTTGCTTGCCACTATATTGAGTTTTAAGATAAAAGCCGGCGGGTTTTATAAAGCAGTCCTTTTCTTTCCGTTTTTAATCGGCGGTATTGCAGTCGGCTTCATTTTTAAATTTTTCTTTACACATGGTTTTGTGTTTGATACGGTGCTCTCTTGGCTTGGGTTCCATATCAACAATTTGCCGTATTGGCTGAAGGATACATCCGTGAACAATGCCGCGTTGGCGGGCACTTCCATCTGGCGCTATTTGGGGCAGAACGTTATCCTCTTTATTGGTGCGATTACATCGGTCGACCCCGATTTGTATGAAGCTGCAGATATAGACGGGGCCAATGCCTGGCAAAAATTTGTCCATGTGATTCTTCCCGGTATCAAGACAATCGTCGTTTTGAACCTGATTCTTTCCATTTCGGGTT
Proteins encoded in this region:
- a CDS encoding ABC transporter substrate-binding protein — translated: MKKFLSLMLVGAMAVSLAACNNNGSAGGSSSLPTIDSIKLGSDYKDIKASLVFHTNRTDLQSTVFPEYVKKFEKLYPGITVKYVGDTNYAQNMTTELTTKNWGDICMIPTTVKKTQLAQLFVPFGKETTIAKTYNYLDNFSYQGTVYGVPSLSNVQGVVYNKAVFQKAGITSLPKTPDDFIADLQLIKDKTSATPLYTNFSAGWTMGAWDAYISGTATGSADFMNNTLVHSKNPFSKPSNGSETGPYYVYKILYDAVNKKLTEADPTTTDWEGSKTKINNGDIGVMVLGSWAVPQMQQAGSHSADIGYMPFPITVNGKQYATAGPDYNYGINKNASKNNQIASMLYVKWLIEDSNFDTDQGGLPTVKTHALPSVLANFKDVTMVTDNPAPKGEEDLLSKINTESELALNSDNNHVMSIVEAAEKGTPTFDSIMNGWNQKWTAAQQEYGALK
- a CDS encoding carbohydrate ABC transporter permease, whose translation is MTSARNHELKKPTTFRQWIGSMRGQQMVVIIAFMAAPLFLLVLFTYLPFANMIQYSFFDMDYLSPGTFIGLHNYIEVFTRSDIFSSLGLMFYYMAGAFIQLALALLLATILSFKIKAGGFYKAVLFFPFLIGGIAVGFIFKFFFTHGFVFDTVLSWLGFHINNLPYWLKDTSVNNAALAGTSIWRYLGQNVILFIGAITSVDPDLYEAADIDGANAWQKFVHVILPGIKTIVVLNLILSISGSIAAFEPPYVITKGAFGTATYFVRMDAIAHQDQKVGLASAMAVVLMGIIVLVTLLQLFVQKTFLDENSEGMTFADKLSRKRRLERQRQQAAQTTQTVRKVRVMPSAVKKGGASI